One Ailuropoda melanoleuca isolate Jingjing chromosome 14, ASM200744v2, whole genome shotgun sequence DNA segment encodes these proteins:
- the ZFYVE21 gene encoding zinc finger FYVE domain-containing protein 21 isoform X3, with amino-acid sequence MQCDAKFDFLTRKHHCRRCGKCFCDKCCGQKVPLRRMCFVDPVRQCAECALVSHKESEFYDKQLKVLLSGATFLVTFGDAEKPETMVCRLSNNQRYLLLEGDSRYEIEIARISTVQTLTEGFPPGEKDTHTHTSLLGSQPVSEGGNARATGMSLQYSAPGAEGTTQLKLMAGEDANASRRQATAWLAAMHKATKLLYESRDQ; translated from the exons ATGCAGTGTGATGCCAAGTTTGACTTTCTCACCAGAAAG CACCACTGCCGCCGGTGCGGGAAGTGCTTCTGTGACAAGTGCTGTGGCCAGAAGGTGCCGCTGCGGCGTATGTGCTTCGTGGACCCGGTGCGGCAGTGCGCCGAGTGCGCCCTCGTGTCCCACAAGGAGTCCGAGTTCTATGACAAGCAGCTCAAAGTGCTCCTGAGCG GAGCCACCTTCCTTGTAACTTTCGGAGATGCCGAGAAACCAGAAACAATGGTTTGCCGTCTCTCCAACAATCAGAG GTACTTGCTTCTGGAAGGGGACAGCCGCTACGAGATTGAAATCGCACGTATTTCGACCGTGCAGACCCTCACGGAAGGCTTCCCCCCCGGAG AAAAAGACACTCACACTCACACCAGCCTCCTGGGGAGCCAGCCCGTCTCGGAAG GAGGCAATGCACGGGCCACAGGCATGTCCCTGCAGTACTCAGCACCAGGGGCAGAGGGCACGACCCAGCTGAAACTGATGGCAGGGGAGGACGCAAATGCCAGCAGGAGGCAGGCGACAGCGTGGCTGGCAGCCATGCACAAG GCCACCAAGCTCCTCTACGAGTCACGGGATCAGTAA
- the PPP1R13B gene encoding apoptosis-stimulating of p53 protein 1 isoform X1 gives MILTVFLSNNEQILTEVPITPETTCRDVVEFCKEPGEGSCHLAEVWRGNERPIPFDHMMYEHLQKWGPRREEVKFFLRHEDSPTESNEQGGRQTQEQRTQRNVINVPAEKRTENGVGNPRVELTLSELQDMAARQQQQIENQQQMLVAKEQRLHFLKQQERRQQQSISENEKLQKLKERVEAQENKLKKIRAMRGQVDYSKIMNGNLSAEIERFSAMFQEKKQEVQTAILRVDQLSQQLEDLKRGKLSGLQSYSGKLAGPAAAELKRLCQELQIRNQLNQEQTSKLQQQKELLNKRNMEVAVMDKRISELRERLYGKKIQLSRVNGTSSPQSPLSAPGRVAAVGPYIQVPSAGSYSVPGDPVKPQSLTIASSAAHGRSKSDGHGKPKVTSLWTVSDLDVGPDCRSSGRSANLFANHRGPETFPRSSGPVHSHQVSARVRAMPGQHVAPSGWPCSSLWRGEAGRLVRGAPSGCDLPEANDGNWPTLKQNSSSSVKPTQIAGVDWKDSSMEGPLKQGTVSSQPTPLSALGAAEKLGTDMGKMPPPVPGVGKQLPPSYGTYPSPAPVGPGSTNSLERRKEGSLPRPGAGLPGRQKPGPLPPVGTPGSSQQIQQRISVPPSPTYPPAGPPAFPAGDSKPELPVTVAIRPFLADKGSRPQSPRKGPQTVNSSSIYSMYLQQATPPKNYQPAVHSTLNKSVKAVYGKPVLPSGSTSPSPLPFLHGSLAGSTPQAQPPPESAEKEPEQDSPAPSGDGGTGSGTVESLPRPLSPTKLTPIVHSPLRYQSDADLEALRRKLANAPRPLKKRSSITEPEGPGGPNIQKLLYQRFNTLAGGMEGTPFYQPGPSQDFMGTLADADNGNTTNGNLGEASPARPTAPLPTEPAPSSDANDNELPSPEPEGLICPQSTHQTAEPAEDDNNNVATAPPTEQVPSPGAEALSPGEDQAPPPLPPAVPPPGASTSKRTNLKKPNSERTGHGLRVRFNPLALLLDASLEGEFDLVQRIIYEVEDPSKPNDEGITPLHNAVCAGHHHIVKFLLDFGVNVNAADSDGWTPLHCAASCNSVHLCKQLVESGAAIFASTISDIETAADKCEEMEEGYIQCSQFLYGVQEKLGVMNKGVVYALWGYEAQNSDELSFHEGDALTILRRKDESETEWWWARLGDREGYVPKNLLGLYPRIKPRQRTLA, from the exons GTTGGAAATCCACGTGTAGAACTCACCCTCTCAGAGCTCCAGGATATGGCAGCTAGGCAGCAACAGCAGATTGAAAATCAGCAGCAAATGTTGGTTGCCAAG GAGCAGCGTTTACATTTCCTAAAGCAGCAGGAGCGCCGCCAGCAGCAGTCTATTTCTGAGAATGAGAAGCTTCAGAAATTGAAAGAACGAGTCGAAGCCCAGGAAAATAAGCTGAAGAAAATTCGTGCCATGAGAGGACAAGTAGACTACAGCAAGATCATGAACGGCAATCTGT CTGCTGAAATAGAAAGGTTCAGTGCCATGTTCCAGGAAAAGAAGCAGGAAGTACAGACTGCAATTTTACGAGTTGATCAGCTCAGTCAGCAACTGGAAGATTTAAAGAGAGGCAAGCTGAGCGGGCTCCAGTCTTACAGCGGCAAGCTGGCGGGACCGGCGGCGGCGGAGTTGAAGAGACTGTGTCAAGAGCTACAG atTCGTAACCAGCTTAACCAGGAACAGACTTCGAAGCTCCAGCAGCAAAAGGAACTCTTGAATAAACGCAACATGGAGGTGGCCGTGATGGACAAGCGGATCAGCGAACTGCGCGAACGTCTCTATGGGAAGAAAATTCAG CTGAGCCGTGTGAATGGCACATCGTCCCCGCAGTCGCCACTGAGCGCGCCTGGCAGGGTTGCCGCGGTGGGACCTTACATCCAGGTGCCCAGCGCCGGCAGCTACTCTGTCCCAGGGGACCCCGTAAAGCCCCAGTCTCTCACTATTGCCTCGAGTGCTGCCCACGGAAGATCCAAATCCG ATGGCCACGGGAAGCCCAAAGTGACCAGCTTGTGGACAGTATCAGACCTCGACGTCGGGCCTGACTGCCGCTCCTCAGGGCGCTCTGCAAACCTGTTTGCAAACC ATAGGGGCCCGGAGACGTTTCCACGGTCCTCTGGCCCCGTGCACAGTCACCAAGTCTCTGCGCGCGTGAGGGCAATGCCTGGCCAGCACGTGGCACCTTCTGGCTGGCCATGCAGCAGCCTGTGGCGGGGGGAGGCCGGCCGCCTGGTTCGTGGAGCACCGTCCGGATGTGATCTCCCGGAAG CCAATGATGGAAACTGGCCAACATTGAAACAAAATTCCAGCTCTTCAGTGAAGCCCACGCAGATTGCTGGTGTGGACTGGAAGGACTCGAGCATGGAGGGTCCTCTCAAGCAGGGGACCGTCTCAAGCCAGCCGACGCCCTTGTCAGCCTTAGGAGCCGCGGAGAAGCTG GGCACGGACATGGGTAAAATGCCACCCCCCGTCCCCGGTGTTGGCAAGCAGCTGCCTCCAAGCTATGGGACGTACCCAAGCCCTGCACCCGTGGGCCCAGGCTCCACAAACTccctggagaggaggaaggaaggcagcTTGCCCAGGCCCGGCGCAGGCCTGCCCGGTCGGCAGAAACCTGGTCCACTGCCACCCGTGGGCACGCCTGGCTCATCACAGCAGATTCAGCAGAGGATTTCGGTGCCGCCGAGTCCCACGTACCCGCCGGCAGGGCCGCCTGCGTTTCCAGCTGGAGACAGCAAACCCGAGCTCCCAGTGACTGTGGCCATCAGGCCCTTTCTGGCTGATAAAGGCTCAAGGCCACAGTCCCCCAGGAAAGGACCCCAGACAGTGAATTCCAGTTCCATATACTCCATGTACCTCCAGCAGGCCACGCCTCCTAAGAATTACCAGCCAGCTGTGCACAGCACCTTAAATAAGTCTGTCAAAGCAG TGTACGGCAAGCCCGTGTTGCCATCCGGCTCCACGTCCCCGTCGCCGCTCCCGTTTCTTCATGGGTCGCTGGCCGGGAGCACGCCACAGGCCCAGCCGCCTCCAGAAAGCGCTGAGAAGGAGCCGGAGCAGGACAGCCCGGCCCCCTCCGGGGACGGCGGCACGGGCTCGGGCACCGTGGAGAGCCTGCCGCGGCCGCTCAGCCCCACCAAGCTCACGCCCATCGTGCACTCGCCGCTGCGCTACCAGAGTGACGCCGACCTGGAGGCGCTGCGCCGGAAGCTGGCCAACGCGCCGCGGCCCCTGAAGAAGCGCAGTTCCATCACGGAGCCCGAGGGCCCCGGCGGGCCCAACATCCAGAAGCTGCTGTACCAGCGCTTCAACACCCTGGCGGGGGGCATGGAGGGCACCCCTTTCTACCAGCCTGGCCCCTCGCAGGACTTCATGGGCACGCTGGCTGATGCGGACAACGGAAACACCACCAATGGGAACCTGGGAGAGGCCAGCCCTGCCCGGCCCACAGCCCCGCTCCCCACAGAGCCTGCCCCGTCTTCCGACGCCAACGACAACGAGCTCCCTTCCCCTGAACCGGAGGGCCTCATCTGTCCCCAAAGCACCCACCAGACAGCTGAGCCTGCCGAGGATGACAACAACAACGTGGCCACAGCCCCACCCACAGAGCAggtccccagccctggggccgAGGCCCTGTCACCAGGGGAAGACCAAGCCCCTCCACCACTGCCCCCTGCCGTGCCCCCACCAGGAGCCTCTACG AGCAAACGGACCAACCTGAAGAAACCGAACTCAGAGCGGACGGGGCATGGGCTGAGAGTCCGGTTCAATCCGCTGGCGCTGCTCCTAGATGCTTCTCTGGAAGGGGAGTTCGACCTGGTGCAAAGGATTATCTATGAG GTGGAAGACCCTAGCAAGCCCAACGACGAAGGGATCACCCCCTTGCACAACGCCGTCTGTGCCGGCCACCACCACATCGTGAAGTTCCTGCTGGACTTCGGGGTCAATGTGAACGCCGCCGACAGCGACGGCTG GACGCCGCTGCACTGCGCCGCCTCTTGCAACAGCGTCCACCTCTGCAAACAGCTGGTGGAGAGCGGCGCTGCCATTTTTGCCTCCACCATCAGCGACATTGAAACTGCCGCGGACAAGTGTGAAGAGATGGAGGAGGGCTACATCCAGTGTTCCCAGTTCCTGTATG GGGTGCAGGAGAAGCTGGGCGTGATGAACAAAGGAGTTGTGTACGCTCTGTGGGGCTACGAGGCCCAGAACAGCGATGAGCTGTCCTTCCACGAGGGCGATGCCCTCACCATCCTGCGACGCAAGGACGAGAGCGAGACCGAGTGGTGGTGGGCGCGCCTTGGGGACCGGGAGGGCTACGTGCCCAAGAACCTGCTGGGG TTGTACCCACGCATCAAGCCCCGACAGCGAACGCTAGCCTGA
- the PPP1R13B gene encoding apoptosis-stimulating of p53 protein 1 isoform X2 → MILTVFLSNNEQILTEVPITPETTCRDVVEFCKEPGEGSCHLAEVWRGNERPIPFDHMMYEHLQKWGPRREEVKFFLRHEDSPTESNEQGGRQTQEQRTQRNVINVPAEKRTENGVGNPRVELTLSELQDMAARQQQQIENQQQMLVAKEQRLHFLKQQERRQQQSISENEKLQKLKERVEAQENKLKKIRAMRGQVDYSKIMNGNLSAEIERFSAMFQEKKQEVQTAILRVDQLSQQLEDLKRGKLSGLQSYSGKLAGPAAAELKRLCQELQIRNQLNQEQTSKLQQQKELLNKRNMEVAVMDKRISELRERLYGKKIQLSRVNGTSSPQSPLSAPGRVAAVGPYIQVPSAGSYSVPGDPVKPQSLTIASSAAHGRSKSDRGPETFPRSSGPVHSHQVSARVRAMPGQHVAPSGWPCSSLWRGEAGRLVRGAPSGCDLPEANDGNWPTLKQNSSSSVKPTQIAGVDWKDSSMEGPLKQGTVSSQPTPLSALGAAEKLGTDMGKMPPPVPGVGKQLPPSYGTYPSPAPVGPGSTNSLERRKEGSLPRPGAGLPGRQKPGPLPPVGTPGSSQQIQQRISVPPSPTYPPAGPPAFPAGDSKPELPVTVAIRPFLADKGSRPQSPRKGPQTVNSSSIYSMYLQQATPPKNYQPAVHSTLNKSVKAVYGKPVLPSGSTSPSPLPFLHGSLAGSTPQAQPPPESAEKEPEQDSPAPSGDGGTGSGTVESLPRPLSPTKLTPIVHSPLRYQSDADLEALRRKLANAPRPLKKRSSITEPEGPGGPNIQKLLYQRFNTLAGGMEGTPFYQPGPSQDFMGTLADADNGNTTNGNLGEASPARPTAPLPTEPAPSSDANDNELPSPEPEGLICPQSTHQTAEPAEDDNNNVATAPPTEQVPSPGAEALSPGEDQAPPPLPPAVPPPGASTSKRTNLKKPNSERTGHGLRVRFNPLALLLDASLEGEFDLVQRIIYEVEDPSKPNDEGITPLHNAVCAGHHHIVKFLLDFGVNVNAADSDGWTPLHCAASCNSVHLCKQLVESGAAIFASTISDIETAADKCEEMEEGYIQCSQFLYGVQEKLGVMNKGVVYALWGYEAQNSDELSFHEGDALTILRRKDESETEWWWARLGDREGYVPKNLLGLYPRIKPRQRTLA, encoded by the exons GTTGGAAATCCACGTGTAGAACTCACCCTCTCAGAGCTCCAGGATATGGCAGCTAGGCAGCAACAGCAGATTGAAAATCAGCAGCAAATGTTGGTTGCCAAG GAGCAGCGTTTACATTTCCTAAAGCAGCAGGAGCGCCGCCAGCAGCAGTCTATTTCTGAGAATGAGAAGCTTCAGAAATTGAAAGAACGAGTCGAAGCCCAGGAAAATAAGCTGAAGAAAATTCGTGCCATGAGAGGACAAGTAGACTACAGCAAGATCATGAACGGCAATCTGT CTGCTGAAATAGAAAGGTTCAGTGCCATGTTCCAGGAAAAGAAGCAGGAAGTACAGACTGCAATTTTACGAGTTGATCAGCTCAGTCAGCAACTGGAAGATTTAAAGAGAGGCAAGCTGAGCGGGCTCCAGTCTTACAGCGGCAAGCTGGCGGGACCGGCGGCGGCGGAGTTGAAGAGACTGTGTCAAGAGCTACAG atTCGTAACCAGCTTAACCAGGAACAGACTTCGAAGCTCCAGCAGCAAAAGGAACTCTTGAATAAACGCAACATGGAGGTGGCCGTGATGGACAAGCGGATCAGCGAACTGCGCGAACGTCTCTATGGGAAGAAAATTCAG CTGAGCCGTGTGAATGGCACATCGTCCCCGCAGTCGCCACTGAGCGCGCCTGGCAGGGTTGCCGCGGTGGGACCTTACATCCAGGTGCCCAGCGCCGGCAGCTACTCTGTCCCAGGGGACCCCGTAAAGCCCCAGTCTCTCACTATTGCCTCGAGTGCTGCCCACGGAAGATCCAAATCCG ATAGGGGCCCGGAGACGTTTCCACGGTCCTCTGGCCCCGTGCACAGTCACCAAGTCTCTGCGCGCGTGAGGGCAATGCCTGGCCAGCACGTGGCACCTTCTGGCTGGCCATGCAGCAGCCTGTGGCGGGGGGAGGCCGGCCGCCTGGTTCGTGGAGCACCGTCCGGATGTGATCTCCCGGAAG CCAATGATGGAAACTGGCCAACATTGAAACAAAATTCCAGCTCTTCAGTGAAGCCCACGCAGATTGCTGGTGTGGACTGGAAGGACTCGAGCATGGAGGGTCCTCTCAAGCAGGGGACCGTCTCAAGCCAGCCGACGCCCTTGTCAGCCTTAGGAGCCGCGGAGAAGCTG GGCACGGACATGGGTAAAATGCCACCCCCCGTCCCCGGTGTTGGCAAGCAGCTGCCTCCAAGCTATGGGACGTACCCAAGCCCTGCACCCGTGGGCCCAGGCTCCACAAACTccctggagaggaggaaggaaggcagcTTGCCCAGGCCCGGCGCAGGCCTGCCCGGTCGGCAGAAACCTGGTCCACTGCCACCCGTGGGCACGCCTGGCTCATCACAGCAGATTCAGCAGAGGATTTCGGTGCCGCCGAGTCCCACGTACCCGCCGGCAGGGCCGCCTGCGTTTCCAGCTGGAGACAGCAAACCCGAGCTCCCAGTGACTGTGGCCATCAGGCCCTTTCTGGCTGATAAAGGCTCAAGGCCACAGTCCCCCAGGAAAGGACCCCAGACAGTGAATTCCAGTTCCATATACTCCATGTACCTCCAGCAGGCCACGCCTCCTAAGAATTACCAGCCAGCTGTGCACAGCACCTTAAATAAGTCTGTCAAAGCAG TGTACGGCAAGCCCGTGTTGCCATCCGGCTCCACGTCCCCGTCGCCGCTCCCGTTTCTTCATGGGTCGCTGGCCGGGAGCACGCCACAGGCCCAGCCGCCTCCAGAAAGCGCTGAGAAGGAGCCGGAGCAGGACAGCCCGGCCCCCTCCGGGGACGGCGGCACGGGCTCGGGCACCGTGGAGAGCCTGCCGCGGCCGCTCAGCCCCACCAAGCTCACGCCCATCGTGCACTCGCCGCTGCGCTACCAGAGTGACGCCGACCTGGAGGCGCTGCGCCGGAAGCTGGCCAACGCGCCGCGGCCCCTGAAGAAGCGCAGTTCCATCACGGAGCCCGAGGGCCCCGGCGGGCCCAACATCCAGAAGCTGCTGTACCAGCGCTTCAACACCCTGGCGGGGGGCATGGAGGGCACCCCTTTCTACCAGCCTGGCCCCTCGCAGGACTTCATGGGCACGCTGGCTGATGCGGACAACGGAAACACCACCAATGGGAACCTGGGAGAGGCCAGCCCTGCCCGGCCCACAGCCCCGCTCCCCACAGAGCCTGCCCCGTCTTCCGACGCCAACGACAACGAGCTCCCTTCCCCTGAACCGGAGGGCCTCATCTGTCCCCAAAGCACCCACCAGACAGCTGAGCCTGCCGAGGATGACAACAACAACGTGGCCACAGCCCCACCCACAGAGCAggtccccagccctggggccgAGGCCCTGTCACCAGGGGAAGACCAAGCCCCTCCACCACTGCCCCCTGCCGTGCCCCCACCAGGAGCCTCTACG AGCAAACGGACCAACCTGAAGAAACCGAACTCAGAGCGGACGGGGCATGGGCTGAGAGTCCGGTTCAATCCGCTGGCGCTGCTCCTAGATGCTTCTCTGGAAGGGGAGTTCGACCTGGTGCAAAGGATTATCTATGAG GTGGAAGACCCTAGCAAGCCCAACGACGAAGGGATCACCCCCTTGCACAACGCCGTCTGTGCCGGCCACCACCACATCGTGAAGTTCCTGCTGGACTTCGGGGTCAATGTGAACGCCGCCGACAGCGACGGCTG GACGCCGCTGCACTGCGCCGCCTCTTGCAACAGCGTCCACCTCTGCAAACAGCTGGTGGAGAGCGGCGCTGCCATTTTTGCCTCCACCATCAGCGACATTGAAACTGCCGCGGACAAGTGTGAAGAGATGGAGGAGGGCTACATCCAGTGTTCCCAGTTCCTGTATG GGGTGCAGGAGAAGCTGGGCGTGATGAACAAAGGAGTTGTGTACGCTCTGTGGGGCTACGAGGCCCAGAACAGCGATGAGCTGTCCTTCCACGAGGGCGATGCCCTCACCATCCTGCGACGCAAGGACGAGAGCGAGACCGAGTGGTGGTGGGCGCGCCTTGGGGACCGGGAGGGCTACGTGCCCAAGAACCTGCTGGGG TTGTACCCACGCATCAAGCCCCGACAGCGAACGCTAGCCTGA